Proteins encoded within one genomic window of Paraglaciecola psychrophila 170:
- a CDS encoding GspE/PulE family protein, which produces MKPKVKIRLGDLLVQQGIISEEQLMKALAAQKESGRKLGFMLIELGLVTEKQLLSFLSQHLNVPLVDISQYNVSLAAVNMLPEVQARRHRALVLEDKGNRLLVAMSDPADLAALDVLSGLLPKPIDVAVVSDSQLILAYDNFYRRTEEIASFAQELAEEYQDETEFDFSSGLGGEQDTAVARLLQSIFEDAIQAKASDIHIEPDEGSLRIRMRVDGVLQENVIQEKNIASALVLRLKLMSGLDISEKRLPQDGRTSVRIKGHNVDVRVSTMPIQAGESVVMRLLDQSAGLLTLDQTGMPNNLLTRFRRLLYRPHGMILVTGPTGSGKTTTLYGALSELNKAASKIITVEDPVEYRLPRINQVQINNKIGLSFSNVLRTTLRQDPDIIMVGEMRDQETAEIGLRGALTGHLVLSTLHTNNAISSAVRLIDMGAPGYLVASSLRAVIAQRLVRKICEKCSEDYRLNTEELLWLNTLDNSLKDVNFKQGKGCQSCNKTGYRGRIGVFELLEMTENMMNALKVNDTVTFSQAAQQSPGFVPLAKVALMYAKMGITSINEVLKLIEMVVDERVITQPDIADTIEQELAQVVIEQKTNQTPTDEAPKSPGFSFELEPNDPAPGGDGGKV; this is translated from the coding sequence ATGAAACCTAAAGTCAAAATACGCTTAGGCGATTTACTTGTTCAACAAGGTATCATCAGTGAAGAGCAGTTAATGAAAGCCCTTGCTGCGCAAAAGGAGTCAGGCCGCAAATTAGGCTTTATGTTAATAGAGCTTGGTCTCGTAACTGAAAAACAGCTTCTGTCGTTTTTATCGCAACACTTAAATGTGCCTTTGGTCGACATCAGTCAATATAACGTGTCATTAGCGGCTGTGAATATGTTACCTGAAGTGCAAGCCCGAAGGCACCGAGCTTTGGTGCTTGAGGACAAGGGCAACAGATTACTAGTGGCAATGAGCGACCCAGCTGATTTAGCGGCGCTAGATGTATTATCTGGATTATTACCCAAACCTATAGATGTGGCTGTTGTTAGCGATTCACAACTGATCCTAGCCTATGACAATTTTTATCGGCGTACCGAAGAAATTGCTTCCTTTGCCCAAGAACTGGCTGAAGAATATCAAGATGAAACCGAGTTTGATTTTAGCTCTGGTTTAGGCGGCGAGCAAGACACAGCCGTAGCCAGATTATTGCAATCTATATTTGAAGATGCGATCCAGGCGAAGGCATCGGATATCCATATTGAACCTGATGAGGGCTCGTTACGCATTCGGATGCGAGTAGACGGTGTTTTACAGGAAAACGTGATCCAAGAAAAAAATATCGCTTCGGCCTTGGTTCTCAGACTCAAATTAATGTCAGGACTGGACATATCTGAAAAACGTCTACCACAAGACGGTCGAACCAGTGTGCGTATCAAAGGACATAACGTCGACGTGCGAGTTTCAACCATGCCGATACAGGCTGGCGAATCCGTTGTGATGCGTTTACTCGATCAATCTGCAGGTTTGCTGACCCTTGACCAAACTGGCATGCCGAATAATTTATTGACACGTTTTAGACGTTTATTATACCGACCGCACGGCATGATTTTGGTGACTGGCCCTACAGGCTCTGGTAAAACCACAACCTTGTATGGTGCATTGAGTGAATTAAACAAAGCAGCATCAAAAATTATTACTGTTGAAGACCCCGTGGAATACAGACTGCCAAGAATAAACCAAGTACAAATCAATAATAAAATTGGACTAAGTTTTTCAAATGTTTTGCGTACCACTCTTCGGCAAGATCCAGACATTATCATGGTTGGCGAAATGCGCGACCAAGAAACAGCCGAAATAGGCTTACGTGGTGCGTTGACGGGTCACTTAGTGCTATCAACCTTGCATACCAATAATGCTATTAGTAGCGCAGTAAGGTTGATCGATATGGGTGCACCTGGTTACTTGGTAGCTAGTTCATTACGTGCAGTGATAGCGCAAAGGTTAGTACGAAAAATATGTGAAAAATGTAGTGAAGATTATCGTCTCAATACCGAAGAATTATTATGGCTAAACACCTTAGATAATAGCCTTAAAGACGTCAATTTTAAGCAGGGAAAAGGTTGTCAAAGCTGTAACAAAACCGGTTATAGAGGGCGAATTGGTGTATTTGAGTTGCTTGAAATGACCGAAAACATGATGAACGCATTAAAAGTAAATGACACTGTCACCTTTTCGCAAGCTGCTCAGCAAAGCCCTGGCTTTGTACCACTGGCCAAAGTAGCCCTGATGTACGCAAAGATGGGTATTACCTCAATAAACGAAGTGCTGAAGTTAATTGAAATGGTGGTAGATGAACGCGTAATCACACAACCAGATATCGCTGACACTATTGAACAAGAATTAGCGCAGGTCGTGATCGAACAAAAGACCAATCAAACACCAACTGACGAAGCACCCAAATCACCAGGCTTTTCATTTGAATTAGAGCCGAATGATCCAGCACCGGGAGGTGACGGTGGCAAAGTTTAG
- a CDS encoding type II secretion system F family protein has protein sequence MAKFSYKARKTGGELATGVLEAPDASTVAQILAGRSYTPIEITENSSEKTTELSQISFFTPQITLDDLVIFSRQMYSLAKSGIPILRAVRGLADTNGSKRMAMALDDVADQLERGRTLSSALNKHHHTFGRLFVSIVHVGENTGKLDDAFLQLSFYLEREQETRKQIKAATRYPMFVLIAIVIAMVIMNIVVVPIFADMFLSFGAELPLMTRILLSTSNFFITKWPFLLVGIALITYLVIRYLRTENGRYKWDRTKLKLPVVGSIFERTLLGRFARSFSMMLVSGVPLTSALNLVAEAVNNAFMSDSILSMRKNIEKGESLSRVASSSKLFTPLVLQMINVGEETGRVDELLSEVAEFYEREVDYDLKSLTSKIEPILISIVAGMVLILALGIFTPMWDMMGAIKG, from the coding sequence GTGGCAAAGTTTAGCTATAAGGCCAGAAAAACCGGGGGTGAACTTGCCACAGGTGTGCTAGAGGCACCAGATGCTTCAACTGTTGCACAAATTTTAGCTGGGCGTAGCTACACACCCATAGAGATCACCGAAAACAGCTCAGAAAAGACCACTGAATTATCACAAATTTCATTTTTTACACCTCAGATTACACTCGATGACTTGGTGATATTTTCTCGGCAAATGTATTCTTTAGCTAAATCTGGGATCCCCATTTTGCGTGCGGTCAGAGGGTTAGCCGACACCAACGGTTCTAAACGAATGGCTATGGCACTAGATGATGTGGCAGATCAACTTGAACGTGGTCGTACTTTGTCTTCAGCGTTAAACAAACATCATCATACGTTTGGCCGATTATTTGTCAGCATTGTGCATGTGGGTGAAAATACCGGTAAATTAGACGACGCTTTTTTGCAGTTATCGTTTTACTTAGAACGCGAACAAGAAACTCGAAAACAAATCAAAGCAGCCACTCGTTACCCAATGTTTGTGTTGATTGCCATCGTGATCGCCATGGTGATCATGAATATCGTGGTTGTTCCTATTTTTGCTGATATGTTTTTGTCTTTTGGAGCCGAGTTACCTTTAATGACGCGTATATTGTTATCCACATCTAACTTTTTCATTACTAAATGGCCATTTTTATTGGTAGGTATCGCCCTTATAACGTACCTAGTAATAAGGTACTTACGCACTGAGAATGGCCGTTATAAATGGGACAGAACCAAGTTAAAGTTGCCTGTAGTTGGTAGCATTTTTGAGCGTACTTTATTAGGACGATTTGCTCGCAGCTTTTCTATGATGTTGGTCTCTGGTGTACCATTAACCTCAGCACTTAATTTGGTAGCAGAAGCGGTCAACAATGCCTTCATGTCCGATAGTATTTTAAGTATGCGCAAGAATATTGAAAAAGGTGAAAGCTTATCTAGAGTAGCCAGTAGCAGTAAATTATTTACACCTTTAGTGTTACAAATGATCAATGTGGGAGAAGAAACAGGTAGAGTAGATGAGTTATTATCCGAGGTTGCAGAGTTCTATGAGCGAGAAGTCGATTACGACTTAAAAAGCCTGACGTCAAAAATTGAACCTATTTTAATAAGCATCGTGGCAGGCATGGTACTAATACTGGCTTTGGGTATTTTCACGCCAATGTGGGATATGATGGGCGCAATAAAAGGCTAA
- a CDS encoding pilin, whose translation MKKTNNIKPYNIATLKKIDSGFTLIELVIVVVILGLLAAVALPRLLDVTADAEDATVDGVAGGYATGVGLVRAKWELEGRPTENNGTNLSFVTIESIEVGIDQDTGYPTGQLNTDSSSEDDKMSTLDCESIFNLIMQSAPTISSDWNDRPFEDFRYFTNVKTSVGSGGNDVCYYYLTQTIKNRTIEPTDNLAGNGFIYDPRIGQVIVFSNN comes from the coding sequence TTGAAAAAAACAAACAACATAAAACCATACAATATCGCCACGCTAAAAAAAATAGATTCGGGTTTTACACTGATTGAACTGGTCATTGTAGTCGTTATTTTAGGCTTATTAGCAGCGGTCGCTTTACCCAGATTGCTTGATGTTACGGCTGATGCTGAAGATGCCACGGTAGATGGCGTAGCGGGCGGTTATGCCACTGGTGTAGGTCTAGTGCGTGCAAAATGGGAATTGGAGGGGCGACCCACAGAAAATAACGGAACTAATTTATCGTTTGTCACCATTGAAAGCATTGAAGTAGGTATTGATCAAGATACAGGTTATCCCACAGGCCAATTAAATACCGACAGCAGCAGTGAAGATGACAAAATGAGTACCCTAGACTGTGAAAGTATTTTCAACCTCATCATGCAAAGCGCCCCGACTATCTCTTCTGATTGGAACGATCGCCCCTTTGAAGACTTTCGCTATTTTACCAATGTTAAAACAAGTGTAGGTTCGGGCGGTAACGATGTGTGTTATTACTATCTCACTCAAACTATCAAAAATCGTACCATCGAGCCAACTGATAACCTAGCCGGCAACGGTTTTATCTACGACCCGCGGATTGGCCAAGTAATAGTATTTAGTAATAACTAA
- a CDS encoding prepilin-type N-terminal cleavage/methylation domain-containing protein, whose translation MQQQQRGFTLIELIIVIVILGILAVTAAPKFIDIQGDATSSTLKGVKAALQGGAQLVYAKSAIASEQKNAAVGGPTSQVTIGNSPVETEFGYPDAELASNTTITGWVDLSVSEFTVVPTSGALTSTVPGPGTFAVIPASGSPTVDYTETSEAGASCHVLYTESSASEVSPVITTVIGGC comes from the coding sequence ATGCAACAACAACAACGTGGTTTTACATTAATCGAATTAATTATAGTGATCGTGATATTAGGAATTTTGGCTGTTACTGCAGCACCTAAATTTATTGATATTCAGGGCGATGCAACTAGCTCTACTCTGAAAGGTGTGAAAGCTGCGTTACAAGGTGGTGCTCAACTTGTATATGCCAAATCTGCTATTGCAAGTGAACAAAAAAATGCAGCTGTTGGAGGCCCAACATCACAAGTAACGATCGGTAATAGCCCTGTTGAAACAGAATTTGGTTACCCAGATGCGGAACTAGCGTCAAACACAACCATAACTGGATGGGTTGATTTAAGCGTTTCTGAATTTACTGTGGTACCCACTTCAGGCGCTCTTACATCAACTGTTCCAGGACCTGGAACTTTTGCTGTCATTCCAGCATCAGGTTCTCCAACAGTTGACTACACAGAAACTTCTGAGGCTGGCGCCAGTTGTCATGTTTTATACACCGAGTCCTCAGCTTCTGAAGTTTCGCCTGTAATAACGACTGTAATTGGCGGTTGTTAA
- a CDS encoding type II secretion system protein, whose translation MLNNQCYSFRHKGFTLVELIIMIILISVLSVSVFSRFSGTSGFSEYTYQARLVSGLRNMQTRAMHDARGDYCFQINLDSVTPAFGPPALDYISDTASAKEATCDTDIEFGNPEYLTTNASEMTDAGVNLSTLPGFSFISFNSLGQPVDAAGELTCSNQCEIILTGESAVSVCIESQGYIHACE comes from the coding sequence ATGTTAAACAATCAATGTTACTCATTCAGACACAAAGGCTTTACTCTTGTAGAGCTAATAATAATGATTATTTTAATCAGTGTCTTATCCGTTTCAGTTTTCAGTCGCTTTTCTGGCACCTCCGGTTTCTCCGAATATACTTATCAAGCAAGACTCGTGTCTGGACTACGTAATATGCAGACTCGCGCTATGCATGACGCGCGAGGTGACTATTGTTTTCAAATCAACCTTGACTCAGTGACGCCTGCTTTTGGCCCCCCTGCATTAGATTATATTAGCGACACTGCTAGTGCCAAAGAAGCAACATGTGACACCGACATTGAGTTTGGCAACCCTGAGTATCTCACCACCAATGCCAGCGAAATGACAGATGCTGGAGTAAACCTTTCAACACTTCCTGGGTTTAGTTTTATTTCCTTTAATAGTTTAGGCCAACCGGTTGATGCTGCCGGAGAACTGACTTGTAGCAATCAGTGTGAAATTATTCTGACAGGTGAGTCAGCCGTGTCTGTGTGTATCGAATCGCAGGGATACATTCATGCGTGTGAATAA
- a CDS encoding type IV pilus modification PilV family protein yields the protein MRVNKPAGFTLIELVIGIIVFSIALVLFTSLIVPQAIRSVDPVFQVRATELAQSLINEIASKSFDEKSDRTGGSALCSQTVTPLCTTSDDFGAEEGFSNRENFNDVDDYDGLSETDGGIKNALNENVTIGNANLYQGFSAAVFVVYDDNMNGVDDALDSGGNYIGKTKLITVTITTPNNENILFSTFRSNY from the coding sequence ATGCGTGTGAATAAACCAGCTGGTTTTACTCTTATCGAGCTGGTTATTGGTATTATTGTATTTTCTATTGCCTTGGTATTGTTTACCTCTTTAATTGTTCCCCAAGCCATACGCAGTGTTGACCCTGTTTTCCAGGTACGGGCAACTGAATTAGCCCAATCACTCATTAATGAAATTGCCAGTAAATCTTTTGATGAAAAGTCAGACAGAACAGGTGGTTCGGCACTATGTTCACAAACGGTTACCCCACTTTGCACAACAAGTGATGATTTTGGAGCAGAAGAGGGTTTTTCCAATCGCGAAAACTTCAATGATGTGGATGATTACGATGGTTTATCCGAGACAGATGGAGGTATAAAAAACGCTCTAAATGAGAATGTAACGATAGGCAATGCTAATCTATACCAAGGTTTCTCTGCTGCAGTTTTCGTCGTATATGATGACAATATGAACGGTGTTGATGATGCCTTGGATAGCGGCGGCAATTACATTGGTAAGACTAAATTGATTACTGTGACTATCACTACTCCTAATAATGAAAATATTTTATTTTCAACATTTCGGAGTAATTACTGA
- a CDS encoding PulJ/GspJ family protein, translating to MLQPNTPKTKGFTLIELVTVIIVLGVVSVGISGFIRTGMQIYSDVTERDQLLSESRFVVTRINRALRIAIPNSVREATNSAGSIQCLEFVPAAWVSFYTSLSVLPDLSTTANIVEFANNAADFTLMTNDFAIVYPTSNEDIYDLSNNKRKVITACALSDDDNCNEDDDPSGIATLSLSAAFEDHSPASRLYIARTAVSYCAHSNGNIYRVEGDIDTTQTVYTSGTLMAENLNNNFNNPDDAPFRVYDATLTRNGLVHILLAFERNEEIINYSSEVHIPNVP from the coding sequence ATGCTTCAACCTAACACCCCAAAAACAAAAGGCTTTACCCTAATTGAGCTAGTGACCGTGATCATAGTATTAGGCGTAGTGTCAGTAGGTATCTCCGGCTTCATCCGAACTGGAATGCAGATTTACTCGGATGTGACTGAGCGCGATCAGCTCTTAAGCGAGAGTCGTTTTGTCGTGACACGCATCAATCGCGCGTTGCGTATAGCGATCCCTAACAGCGTTCGAGAGGCTACTAATAGTGCGGGCAGTATTCAGTGTCTCGAGTTTGTGCCTGCTGCATGGGTCAGCTTTTACACCAGTTTATCTGTTCTGCCAGACTTATCGACAACAGCCAACATTGTAGAATTTGCAAACAATGCTGCCGATTTCACACTAATGACTAATGATTTTGCCATTGTTTATCCCACTTCAAACGAAGATATATATGACTTAAGTAACAACAAACGTAAAGTAATCACTGCCTGTGCGTTGAGTGATGATGACAATTGCAACGAAGATGATGACCCTAGTGGCATTGCTACATTATCACTTTCTGCTGCCTTTGAAGACCACTCGCCAGCTTCACGTTTATACATTGCCAGAACAGCTGTGAGTTATTGTGCACACTCAAATGGAAATATATACAGGGTAGAAGGCGATATCGACACAACACAAACCGTTTACACTTCTGGCACTTTAATGGCCGAAAACCTTAATAATAATTTTAATAATCCTGATGATGCCCCTTTTAGGGTATACGACGCCACTTTGACGCGAAATGGCTTAGTGCACATTTTACTAGCCTTTGAACGAAACGAAGAAATTATTAACTATTCCAGCGAGGTGCATATTCCTAATGTACCTTAG
- a CDS encoding pilus assembly PilX family protein has protein sequence MYLSRNPIRNLHNLAASPLSQRGSMLVIALFVIIVLALLGLTMTRLLSSSSEAIIHEVLGQRAINAARSGIECAVADKFGAGCVNPIFKELNDIAGLENCSYQVSEAPPKTITDGGRTFSYLTFTSTGQCRAGKINVTRFVYVDAILEGE, from the coding sequence ATGTACCTTAGTCGTAATCCAATTCGTAACCTACATAATTTAGCAGCGTCACCACTCTCTCAACGCGGCAGTATGTTAGTCATAGCCTTATTCGTCATTATTGTTTTAGCCCTTTTAGGGCTGACCATGACCCGACTGCTGTCGTCATCCTCAGAAGCGATCATTCATGAAGTATTGGGACAACGAGCAATAAACGCGGCCAGATCTGGAATAGAGTGTGCAGTAGCAGATAAGTTTGGTGCAGGCTGTGTCAACCCCATTTTCAAAGAGCTTAATGATATAGCCGGATTAGAAAATTGTAGCTACCAAGTATCAGAAGCTCCACCTAAAACAATAACAGACGGCGGTAGAACCTTTTCTTATTTGACCTTTACCAGCACGGGGCAATGTAGAGCCGGTAAAATAAACGTGACACGGTTTGTTTATGTTGATGCAATACTGGAGGGGGAATAG